From a region of the Salinispira pacifica genome:
- a CDS encoding DEAD/DEAH box helicase, which produces MPENGKTMNAQDEDIIQQLRNDPDFMKHVTHWEVIPPREGVYSEFPPELNPKIADGLRNRGIDRLYSHQAEAFTSSHAGKHMVIVTPTASGKTLSYNLPVLQTILNEPDSRALYLFPTKALSQDQQSALNELTLNSELGVNIATYDGDTPASLRSSAREKGQIIISNPDMMHAGILPNHPKWIKFLKNLRYIVIDELHAYRGIHGSHLANLIRRIQRICRFYGSSPRFICCSATIGNPAELAARVINSDVELIDTNGAPSGEKHLVLYNPPLVDRVQGIRRGTVKESQRIALRLLRGGVKTIVFARSRVRVELIAGYIRKSLENLYSDNERIRVEAYRGGYLPNERREIEKGLREGLIQGVVSTNALELGIDIGGLDAAVMAGFPGSIASVWQQAGRAGRSASRSIAILVASASPLDQYMVKNNGYFLGSSPEAGFINPENFYVRMDHIKCAAFELPFPENGDREFPDAPMFLRILEEDGTVRLSRGRYYWSDRGYPAEGISLRSATTDNVVIIDTTAGKNTVIGEMDRPSAKELIYPKAVYIHRGEQYVVHQLDLEERRCYVEQKELNYYTDAVVKRDIKVLEEDEQHRVLGATVVFGDILVRTQVAKFKKLRFNSHENIGFGEIHLPEEEMHTNSAVILLEKDSPPGKIFLSREPGEQTAVISRLGNLIQATAPAFLLCDPRDLGIAERIRDPHFASPALYVYDKYPGGSGLSATLVGKLPEILRASLELVENCPCEEGCPSCIGPRLKDEEIGENPKPMVIQFISRWMEATGS; this is translated from the coding sequence ATGCCCGAAAACGGAAAAACGATGAACGCCCAGGATGAGGATATTATCCAGCAGCTCCGGAATGATCCGGATTTTATGAAACACGTCACCCACTGGGAGGTGATCCCCCCCAGGGAAGGTGTGTATTCGGAATTTCCCCCGGAGCTTAATCCCAAAATAGCTGACGGCCTCAGGAACAGAGGGATAGACCGGCTCTACAGCCATCAGGCTGAAGCATTCACCAGCTCACATGCGGGAAAGCACATGGTAATCGTCACCCCCACGGCTTCCGGAAAAACCTTGAGCTACAATCTGCCCGTACTCCAGACCATTCTCAACGAGCCGGACAGCAGAGCGCTGTATCTTTTTCCCACCAAGGCTCTGTCTCAGGATCAGCAGTCAGCGCTGAATGAACTCACCCTGAACTCCGAACTGGGGGTGAATATCGCCACCTATGACGGCGACACTCCTGCAAGTCTCAGAAGCAGCGCCCGGGAGAAAGGACAGATTATCATCAGCAATCCGGATATGATGCACGCGGGAATTCTTCCCAACCATCCCAAGTGGATCAAGTTTCTGAAGAACCTCCGCTACATCGTGATCGATGAGCTTCATGCCTACAGGGGGATTCACGGCAGTCATCTGGCCAACCTGATCCGGAGAATTCAGAGAATATGCCGGTTTTACGGCAGCAGTCCCCGGTTCATCTGCTGCTCCGCCACCATCGGAAACCCTGCAGAACTGGCAGCCAGAGTGATTAATTCTGATGTGGAACTCATAGATACCAACGGAGCCCCTTCCGGGGAGAAGCATCTGGTGCTTTACAATCCTCCGCTGGTTGACCGGGTACAGGGCATCCGCCGGGGAACGGTAAAAGAGAGCCAGAGGATCGCCCTGAGACTGCTCAGGGGCGGGGTGAAGACCATCGTCTTTGCCCGGAGCAGAGTCCGGGTTGAGCTTATTGCCGGCTACATCAGAAAAAGCCTTGAAAATCTCTACAGCGACAATGAACGGATCCGGGTGGAAGCCTACCGGGGCGGATATCTTCCGAATGAGCGACGGGAAATTGAGAAGGGTCTGCGTGAAGGTCTCATACAGGGGGTGGTTTCTACCAATGCACTGGAATTGGGTATTGATATCGGTGGGCTTGATGCGGCGGTAATGGCAGGGTTCCCTGGTTCCATCGCATCGGTATGGCAGCAGGCAGGAAGGGCAGGGCGAAGCGCCAGCCGGAGCATTGCAATCCTCGTGGCCTCCGCTTCTCCTTTGGATCAGTACATGGTCAAAAACAACGGATACTTTCTGGGCTCCAGTCCCGAGGCGGGGTTTATTAATCCGGAAAACTTTTATGTCCGAATGGATCATATTAAATGCGCAGCCTTCGAGCTTCCCTTTCCCGAAAACGGGGACCGGGAGTTTCCCGACGCCCCCATGTTTCTCCGGATTCTGGAGGAGGATGGCACGGTACGATTGAGCCGGGGAAGATACTACTGGTCCGACCGGGGCTATCCCGCCGAGGGAATCAGCCTGCGCTCGGCAACCACCGACAATGTGGTGATTATCGATACAACCGCCGGAAAAAATACCGTCATCGGGGAAATGGACCGACCCAGCGCCAAGGAGCTGATTTATCCCAAAGCCGTGTACATTCATCGGGGGGAGCAGTATGTGGTACATCAGCTCGATCTTGAAGAGCGCCGCTGCTATGTGGAGCAGAAAGAGCTGAACTACTACACTGATGCAGTGGTGAAACGGGACATCAAGGTGCTTGAAGAAGATGAGCAGCATCGAGTTCTGGGGGCAACTGTGGTGTTCGGGGATATTCTGGTGCGTACCCAGGTCGCCAAATTCAAGAAGCTTCGATTCAACAGTCATGAAAATATCGGTTTCGGCGAAATTCACCTTCCCGAAGAGGAAATGCACACCAATTCGGCGGTAATCCTCCTGGAGAAGGATTCTCCTCCCGGAAAAATATTTCTCTCCAGGGAACCCGGTGAACAGACAGCAGTGATCAGCCGGCTGGGTAACCTCATCCAGGCCACCGCACCCGCCTTCCTGCTCTGTGATCCCAGGGATCTGGGCATCGCCGAGCGGATACGGGATCCCCATTTTGCTTCTCCTGCACTATACGTATACGATAAATATCCCGGAGGATCAGGACTCAGTGCGACTCTGGTGGGAAAACTCCCGGAAATACTTCGGGCATCCCTTGAGCTTGTGGAAAACTGTCCCTGTGAGGAAGGCTGTCCTTCCTGCATCGGCCCCCGGCTGAAAGATGAAGAGATCGGAGAGAACCCCAAGCCCATGGTAATTCAGTTTATCTCCCGCTGGATGGAAGCCACCGGCAGCTGA
- a CDS encoding NUDIX domain-containing protein, which translates to MTAETSSFPSTVISVAGLYFLGGRLLLALRKDEGGSMDGRWELPGGKCENGESPETALVREWKEELLITVRVLGFSGSSEFTHRGVHHRLLGYRVQSREVPENSLLHDKIEWFSRPSLEKLLKNTPDLLVDSDRKLLKALLTQNLPDLR; encoded by the coding sequence GTGACAGCAGAAACATCTTCCTTCCCGTCAACGGTAATATCTGTTGCCGGTTTGTACTTCCTGGGCGGCCGGCTGTTGCTGGCCCTCCGGAAAGATGAAGGGGGAAGCATGGACGGCCGCTGGGAACTGCCCGGGGGAAAATGTGAAAATGGAGAATCACCGGAAACCGCCCTGGTGCGTGAATGGAAGGAGGAACTTCTGATCACTGTCCGGGTACTTGGTTTTTCCGGAAGCTCCGAATTTACCCATCGGGGAGTTCATCACCGGCTGTTGGGATACCGTGTTCAATCCCGGGAAGTCCCGGAAAATTCTCTTCTTCATGATAAAATTGAGTGGTTTTCCCGCCCTTCACTTGAAAAGCTTCTCAAAAATACGCCGGATCTCCTTGTTGATTCGGACCGGAAGCTCCTCAAAGCCCTCTTGACCCAAAACCTTCCGGATCTTCGTTAG
- a CDS encoding glucose-1-phosphate adenylyltransferase encodes MPQVLTIILGGGKGTRLYPLTKNRAKPAVPFGAKYRLVDIPISNSINAGFKNIYVLTQFNSASLHLHLANTYIFDSFTKGFVEILAAEQSFDQAGWYEGTADAVRKNMHHFKTQRPSHYLILSGDQLYRMDLADFFLKHIESGADATIAATPVSRDAAGGFGILELNSKGTVKGFLEKPEPGQNIEEMRIPDRLHPDTEMRKEGRDYLGSMGIYLFKADVMEKALDNALTDFGHEIIPGLIKKHKVQSYIYTGFWEDIGTIRNFYETNLSLAGIYPSFNFYDEAMPIYTHKRDLPASKFNFSSISQSLTADGCIITNANITNSIVGIRTFIESGANLDGAICMGADYYETPVERQENRESGIPDIGIGGKTMIKNAIIDKNARIGQGCRIGIDNIDRKEGDNGFYYVRDGIIVVPKNTIIPDGTVI; translated from the coding sequence ATGCCCCAGGTTCTTACAATTATTCTCGGCGGAGGAAAAGGGACAAGACTCTATCCCCTTACTAAGAACCGGGCCAAACCCGCCGTTCCCTTCGGCGCAAAATACCGGCTGGTGGATATTCCCATCAGCAATTCGATAAATGCAGGTTTTAAAAACATCTATGTGCTGACCCAGTTCAACTCAGCTTCCCTGCATCTCCACCTGGCAAACACCTATATCTTCGATTCCTTCACCAAAGGTTTTGTTGAAATTCTGGCCGCCGAGCAGAGTTTTGATCAGGCGGGCTGGTATGAAGGAACCGCCGACGCCGTACGGAAAAACATGCATCATTTTAAAACCCAGCGACCCAGCCACTATCTCATTCTTTCAGGCGATCAGCTCTACAGAATGGATCTGGCGGATTTCTTTCTCAAGCATATCGAAAGCGGCGCAGACGCCACAATTGCAGCCACCCCGGTAAGCAGGGACGCCGCCGGGGGGTTCGGAATTCTGGAACTGAACAGCAAAGGTACGGTGAAGGGCTTTCTGGAGAAACCCGAACCCGGGCAGAACATTGAAGAAATGCGCATTCCCGACCGCCTTCATCCCGACACAGAGATGCGCAAGGAAGGCCGGGATTATCTGGGCTCCATGGGTATATACCTTTTCAAGGCAGACGTAATGGAAAAGGCTTTGGACAATGCCCTCACCGATTTCGGTCATGAAATCATTCCGGGACTGATAAAAAAGCACAAGGTTCAGTCCTATATATACACAGGATTCTGGGAAGATATCGGTACCATCCGGAACTTCTATGAAACGAATCTCAGTCTGGCGGGCATTTACCCCTCGTTTAATTTTTATGACGAGGCCATGCCTATCTACACCCATAAACGGGACCTGCCCGCCAGTAAATTCAACTTCAGCTCAATCAGCCAGAGCCTGACCGCCGACGGCTGCATCATCACCAACGCGAATATCACCAATTCCATTGTGGGCATCCGTACCTTTATTGAATCCGGTGCGAACCTGGACGGAGCAATTTGCATGGGAGCCGACTATTACGAAACACCTGTTGAGAGACAGGAAAACCGTGAGAGCGGCATTCCCGATATCGGAATAGGCGGAAAAACCATGATCAAAAACGCCATCATCGACAAGAATGCCCGAATCGGCCAGGGATGCCGCATCGGAATCGATAACATTGACCGAAAAGAGGGTGACAACGGATTTTACTATGTTCGGGACGGTATTATTGTAGTGCCGAAGAACACCATCATTCCCGACGGGACGGTTATTTAA
- a CDS encoding glycogen synthase has product MKILMVSSEVYPYAKVGGLADVVPNLSRELYRQGHEVIILMPRYYQIDRLLLERHPAPLSVHLGEEEYWTGLYHQTMTDSHVEVYFLEHEQLYGREGIYGPPSGGDFSDNPIRFALLSKAAFQVCRLLGWYPDIIHSHDWPSALTATYLARQEHSGEFLHTRSVFTIHNIGYQGRFPEELIHGLGFGTEEAEHLGLIFQGELNFLRSALVNAHKISTVSPHYAQEILSPGAGFGMEDILNSRGKDVRGILNGMDYDTWNPAADQNLPYPYDVAELANKALNKNFVQQEAGMEISARPPLVGMVSRLVDQKGFDILLGPDGSNLDRICRELDLQLIILGTGDPAIEKSLRQAGDRYNNLRVYIRYNEKMSHIIQGASDFFLMPSRYEPCGLTQMYALRYGSLPVVSRTGGLADTVVDIDENPSEGTGIILESPMSEDALYGALKRSVQLWQQQRSIYEAAQRRGMHLRFDWKHSADAYGEMYAQD; this is encoded by the coding sequence ATGAAGATACTTATGGTGAGCAGCGAAGTGTACCCCTATGCCAAGGTGGGCGGGCTGGCGGATGTTGTCCCCAACCTCAGCAGGGAACTGTACCGGCAAGGTCACGAAGTTATCATTCTCATGCCCAGATATTATCAGATAGATAGACTTCTGCTTGAACGTCATCCTGCTCCCCTTTCCGTACATCTGGGGGAGGAGGAATACTGGACCGGTCTGTATCATCAGACAATGACCGACAGCCATGTTGAGGTTTACTTCCTGGAACATGAACAGCTTTACGGCAGGGAGGGGATTTACGGCCCCCCTTCGGGCGGTGACTTCTCCGACAATCCCATCCGCTTCGCCCTCCTTTCCAAAGCGGCATTCCAAGTGTGCAGACTTCTGGGATGGTATCCGGATATTATTCACAGTCATGACTGGCCCAGTGCCCTCACCGCAACCTATCTTGCCCGGCAGGAGCACAGCGGCGAGTTTCTTCACACCCGATCGGTGTTTACAATTCACAATATCGGCTATCAGGGACGATTCCCGGAAGAGCTGATCCACGGGCTGGGATTCGGCACGGAAGAAGCGGAACATCTGGGGCTGATATTTCAGGGGGAACTGAATTTCCTCCGCTCCGCATTGGTGAACGCCCACAAAATTTCCACAGTCTCTCCCCACTACGCCCAGGAGATTCTTTCTCCCGGAGCAGGTTTCGGCATGGAAGATATTCTCAACAGCCGCGGAAAAGATGTAAGGGGAATTCTCAACGGGATGGATTATGATACCTGGAATCCCGCCGCAGACCAGAACCTGCCCTACCCCTATGATGTGGCAGAGCTGGCCAATAAGGCGCTGAATAAAAACTTTGTTCAGCAGGAAGCGGGCATGGAGATCAGCGCCCGGCCGCCCCTTGTGGGGATGGTATCCCGGCTGGTGGATCAAAAAGGTTTTGATATCCTCCTGGGACCCGACGGCAGCAACCTGGATCGAATTTGCCGTGAACTGGATTTACAGCTGATCATTCTCGGAACCGGCGACCCGGCCATCGAGAAAAGCCTTCGACAGGCCGGTGACCGCTACAATAACCTGAGGGTGTATATCCGCTACAATGAGAAGATGAGCCACATCATACAGGGGGCAAGCGATTTTTTTCTCATGCCCTCCCGCTACGAGCCCTGCGGACTTACCCAGATGTACGCCCTGCGGTACGGCAGCCTCCCTGTGGTAAGCAGGACAGGGGGTTTGGCAGATACGGTGGTGGACATCGACGAGAACCCTTCAGAAGGCACAGGGATCATTCTGGAAAGCCCCATGAGCGAAGATGCGCTCTATGGGGCTCTGAAACGCTCGGTGCAGCTGTGGCAGCAGCAGCGCAGCATCTACGAGGCGGCCCAGCGACGGGGTATGCACCTGCGCTTTGACTGGAAGCACTCCGCCGACGCCTACGGGGAAATGTACGCTCAGGACTGA
- a CDS encoding ribonuclease H-like domain-containing protein, with the protein MDLYERIKKIKEQQSQKPSPAAKSSPAHTPSPTRKPSPPPETAGSRHETRREIPPAPAPSDGAARARSDGSDGLDESAPAESRGWISLYPMVWTRVLNYELSPPSSSPHPGLGWNGSGWDEYRYYDTETTGLSSGAGTYVFLFGSGRFTDQGFQVQQWFLGDFPWEPEFLTAMGESMEEEAVYVSYNGRSFDYPLLTSRYVMNGLVCPMYRQLDLLYIARRLFGQGLERCRLSDMEDHVLNIRRELDIPGSEIPDLYFRVQREADLEIEGKMPSAYRDLEPVFAHHAQDIVSLARLHIRMHRELENLQQGVLTPAVSVKGAARQLLSAGMEKEALDILREHAAGQRELLMLAGLLKRRREYEAAFPVWQKLFETYRDHDALTNILIEFEHRRKDYSSALRLIDRVLQEERSGLKEELPGLTPDAGRDPASADPGGSGNRAAQEHGAEDIRIRRLEYRRERIRRKISRRG; encoded by the coding sequence ATGGATCTGTACGAACGAATAAAAAAGATCAAGGAGCAGCAGTCTCAAAAGCCCTCTCCGGCCGCAAAATCTTCTCCGGCCCATACGCCCTCTCCGACCCGTAAGCCCTCTCCGCCGCCGGAGACCGCCGGCAGCCGTCATGAAACCCGGCGGGAAATTCCCCCGGCACCGGCCCCATCAGATGGGGCAGCCCGGGCCCGTTCAGATGGATCAGACGGGTTGGATGAATCCGCCCCCGCTGAATCACGAGGGTGGATATCCCTTTATCCTATGGTCTGGACCAGGGTCCTAAACTATGAGCTTTCTCCACCCTCATCTTCCCCTCACCCCGGGCTTGGGTGGAACGGCAGCGGCTGGGATGAGTACCGTTATTACGATACCGAGACCACAGGGCTCTCATCAGGTGCGGGCACCTATGTGTTTCTGTTCGGTTCGGGCCGTTTTACGGATCAGGGTTTCCAGGTTCAGCAGTGGTTTCTGGGGGATTTTCCCTGGGAGCCGGAGTTCCTCACGGCTATGGGGGAATCAATGGAAGAAGAAGCTGTGTATGTAAGCTATAACGGAAGAAGTTTCGATTATCCCCTTTTGACCAGCCGCTATGTGATGAACGGTCTGGTCTGCCCCATGTACCGTCAGCTGGATCTTCTCTATATTGCCCGGCGTCTTTTCGGCCAGGGGCTTGAGCGATGCAGACTTTCGGATATGGAGGACCACGTTTTGAATATCCGGCGGGAGCTGGACATTCCCGGCAGCGAAATCCCCGATCTCTATTTCAGGGTCCAGAGGGAAGCCGATCTAGAGATAGAAGGGAAGATGCCCTCCGCCTACCGGGATCTTGAACCGGTTTTCGCCCATCACGCCCAGGATATCGTGAGCCTTGCCAGGCTCCATATCCGGATGCACCGGGAGTTGGAAAATCTGCAGCAGGGTGTCCTGACGCCTGCAGTCTCTGTGAAAGGTGCTGCCAGGCAGCTTCTTTCGGCGGGCATGGAAAAAGAAGCCCTGGATATCCTGAGAGAACATGCAGCAGGGCAGAGGGAGCTTCTCATGCTGGCGGGGCTGCTGAAACGGCGCAGGGAGTACGAAGCTGCCTTTCCCGTATGGCAGAAACTCTTTGAAACGTACCGGGATCATGATGCGCTTACCAATATCCTCATTGAATTCGAGCACCGGCGAAAAGATTATTCTTCAGCCCTCCGGCTGATAGACAGGGTTCTGCAGGAAGAACGCTCCGGATTGAAAGAAGAGCTGCCGGGACTTACCCCGGATGCGGGCCGGGATCCGGCTTCGGCAGATCCCGGGGGCTCAGGAAATCGGGCAGCTCAGGAGCACGGGGCTGAGGATATCCGGATACGCCGGCTGGAATACCGGAGGGAACGGATCCGCCGGAAGATCTCCAGAAGGGGGTGA